In Methanonatronarchaeum sp. AMET-Sl, one genomic interval encodes:
- a CDS encoding class I SAM-dependent methyltransferase family protein, protein MPYTIKVEKKQGEKTRNLLQKLDLLNRDYKIKKTKNHLYIPTKKPNQNQLKKLKQNLNKIEITKTKLKERKTGYNNLNDYLKPHLTKKELNKVPSSFDIIGDIAIIEIPPELTAKQELIGKALMKVHSNLTSIYKPKTNVQGEYRTREHQLITGTPKTETIHKEHGIKYLLDINKVFFTPRLAREREIITNQIKPNEIVFDMFAGIGPFSILIAKKTECQKVYAVDKNTEAIKYLQTNAEMNNVTQKIETIEGDIKNIAKMYKGTSDRTIMNLPFKSIEFLDEAIDLLHKDKGIIHYYDITKKENLYQKPIQKITKKVHQRGLNLKILNKRNIRSYSPGTQNIAIDIKIH, encoded by the coding sequence ATGCCATACACAATCAAAGTCGAGAAAAAACAAGGAGAAAAAACAAGAAACCTACTCCAAAAACTAGACCTACTCAACCGAGACTACAAAATCAAAAAAACAAAAAACCACCTATACATACCAACAAAAAAACCAAACCAAAACCAACTAAAAAAACTAAAACAAAACCTCAACAAAATCGAGATAACAAAAACCAAACTCAAAGAAAGAAAAACCGGATACAACAACCTCAACGACTACCTAAAACCCCACCTAACAAAAAAAGAACTAAACAAAGTCCCCTCCTCATTCGACATAATAGGAGACATAGCAATAATAGAAATCCCCCCAGAACTCACCGCCAAACAAGAACTAATCGGAAAAGCATTAATGAAAGTACACTCAAACCTAACCTCCATATACAAACCAAAAACAAACGTACAAGGCGAATACAGAACAAGAGAACACCAACTAATAACAGGCACCCCAAAAACAGAAACCATACACAAAGAACATGGAATAAAATACCTACTAGACATAAACAAAGTATTCTTCACCCCCAGACTAGCAAGAGAACGAGAAATAATAACAAACCAAATAAAACCCAACGAAATAGTATTCGACATGTTCGCAGGCATAGGCCCCTTCTCAATACTAATAGCCAAAAAAACCGAATGCCAGAAAGTATACGCAGTAGACAAAAACACAGAAGCAATAAAATACCTACAAACAAACGCAGAAATGAACAACGTAACACAAAAAATCGAAACAATCGAAGGCGACATAAAAAACATAGCCAAAATGTACAAAGGCACAAGCGACAGAACAATAATGAACCTCCCATTCAAATCAATAGAATTCCTAGACGAAGCAATCGACCTCCTCCACAAAGACAAAGGAATAATCCACTACTACGACATAACAAAAAAAGAAAACCTATACCAAAAACCAATACAAAAAATAACAAAAAAAGTACACCAAAGAGGACTAAACCTCAAAATACTCAACAAAAGAAACATAAGATCATACTCCCCAGGAACCCAAAACATAGCAATAGACATCAAAATACACTAA